In a single window of the Thunnus thynnus chromosome 9, fThuThy2.1, whole genome shotgun sequence genome:
- the rell2 gene encoding RELT-like protein 2: MTESQAPVEAPPSYMIFLVVFLFFITGLLGFLICHLLKKKGYSCRTGDMDDEEEEEKLGGNADDEDEENQDTVEQILKCIIENEANMEAFNEMLGNHNVCVRHDPRLRKESIGGIPPHHHTVHSGTDHNSCHLCALVRSKKGRRQSRTPRYKQRPGEQTVFSVGRFRVIHTDKKPHGGPNALAGSGDQLDQSQDSEEQKDAEYNLRSMFKDVLPPSENSNGTAPNVGKRRKSMTIFGLRRGSDPSGIKAAEDTGRETGGIRFAIQQQPVVLEEPLLTKKIKDTPESGTKPGSTPETKTTKHQTPASPQHGTNISSSVNSQTSQTDKQAHDSNSVPKDGSTHGPSPEPRTSLTVNPSDGNTAASAPSSLPIPSSASSGQTFKRTEKQDVEYNILRNEEAYDPGPLQTSTPIAPGPGTIPGLTPVTQTPPDPRSSPDQEPGFDASPALISLGSSPPSSFPIKTPSSVSSLKTPTSPFAVTPSPKLSSRNASSEAAKTAFSPTLTPSPKLPSGRAMSSQSPIPSSSFGKSTSPLQARIPSPALTASPKLDSLLVSPQTPSSSSPADQAHSFGSSPRLNVKSGSVTSVTSTTFTKGDMVSSPSSLKEQELEEARIPKSEEMTEIKTGILKTEKPSPPVGDFIGSALSSPSDQLSKDKQNSLSPSSPLLPSSPLGSRISSMTIVKPSSDSKREFSVVTMVEKEEQSTSQKKQTGETSEFGVESGKAGVSPLSQGGHVPISDIGQRATQIEETSGAEVRSVVSQEKDDMVEMEDIRDCKVTQVEEAERVEEEEGKVQTVL; the protein is encoded by the exons ATGACTGAATCACAAGCCCCGGTGGAGGCTCCCCCGTCCTACATGATTTTTCTGGTggtcttcctcttcttcatcaccGGACTGCTTGGCTTCCTCATCTGCCACCTGCTGAAGAAGAAGGGCTACAGCTGCCGCACTGGAGACatggatgatgaggaggaggaagagaagcttGGAGGAAATGCTGACG atgaggatgaagagaaCCAGGATACAGTGGAGCAGATTCTCAAATGCATTATTGAAAATGAAG CCAACATGGAAGCCTTCAATGAGATGTTGGGAAATCACAATGTCTGTGTGCGCCACGACCCAAG GTTGCGTAAGGAGTCCATTGGTGGTATTCCTCCCCATCATCACACAGTGCACTCAGGCACTGACCACAACTCCTGCCACCTCTGTGCCCTGGTTCGATCCAAAAAGGGCCGCCGACAAAGCAGAACCCCCCGCTACAAACAACGACCTGGAGAGCAGACTGTCTTCTCTGTTGGCAG ATTCCGGGTGATACACACTGATAAGAAGCCCCACGGGGGTCCTAATGCTTTGGCTGGTTCTGGTGACCAGCTGGACCAATCCCAGGACAGCGAGGAGCAAAAGGATGCCGAGTACAACTTGAGAAGCATGTTTAAGGATGTCCTCCCACCCTCAGAGAACTCCAATGGGACTGCTCCGAATGTGGGGAAACGCAGGAAGAGTATGACCATATTTGGGCTGAGGCGGGGCAGTGACCCTTCTGGCATTAAAGCAGCAGAGGATACAGGTAGGGAGACTGGAGGGATTAGATTTGCTATTCAGCAGCAACCCGTAGTGCTGGAGGAACCATTGCtgacaaagaaaattaaagacACCCCTGAAAGTGGTACTAAACCTGGTTCCACACCTGAAACCAAGACCACAAAGCACCAAACACCTGCCTCACCTCAACACGGGACAAACATTTCAAGTTCTGTTAATTCTCAAACTTcccaaacagacaaacaggccCATGACTCTAACTCTGTTCCCAAGGATGGCTCTACACATGGACCCAGTCCGGAGCCTCGTACCAGCCTCACAGTCAATCCCTCAGATGGGAATACAGCAGCTTCTGCCCCCAGCTCCCTTCCCATTCCATCTTCTGCCTCATCTGGGCAGACATTtaagagaacagagaaacaagaTGTTGAGTATAACATTTTAAGAAATGAGGAAGCGTATGATCCTGGGCCCCTGCAGACATCTACGCCCATTGCCCCTGGACCTGGAACTATTCCAGGTTTGACTCCGGTAACCCAAACTCCCCCTGACCCAAGGTCCAGCCCAGATCAGGAACCAGGTTTTGATGCTAGCCCAGCTTTAATAAGCTTAGGTTCTTCCCCTCCATCTTCATTCCCAATCAAGACCCCATCATCAGTCTCTTCATTAAAAACTCCTACCTCACCCTTTGCGGTCACACCGAGTCCCAAACTAAGCTCAAGGAATGCATCATCAGAAGCTGCAAAAACTGCCTTTTCCCCTACCCTCACTCCAAGCCCTAAGCTCCCATCAGGTCGGGCAATGTCCAGCCAATCTCCTATTCCTTCTTCATCCTTTGGAAAAAGCACTAGTCCCTTACAAGCCCGAATTCCCTCACCTGCCCTTACTGCTAGTCCAAAACTTGATAGCTTGCTAGTATCACCACAaaccccctcctcttcttctccagcTGACCAAGCCCATTCTTTTGGAAGTTCACCTCGTCTGAATGTAAAGTCAGGAAGTGTGACATCTGTAACATCGACGACCTTTACCAAAGGCGATATGGTTTCAAGCCCATCATCTCTAAAGGAACAAGAGCTAGAAGAAGCCAGAATCCCAAAATCagaagaaatgacagaaataaaaactggGATTCTCAAAACAGAGAAACCTTCACCACCTGTGGGAGATTTTATTGGCTCTGccctttcctctccctctgatCAGCTTTCtaaagacaaacagaacagTCTGTCTCCTTCCAGTCCGCTGTTGCCCTCCTCACCTCTAGGGAGCAGAATAAGTAGTATGACCATCGTCAAGCCCAGCTCAGACAGCAAGAGGGAGTTTTCTGTGGTTACTATGGTGGAGAAGGAAGAGCAGTCTacctcacaaaaaaaacagacaggagaGACTTCTGAATTTGGGGTTGAATCTGGAAAAGCGGGTGTTAGTCCACTCAGTCAGGGAGGACATGTCCCCATTTCAGATATTGGACAACGTGCAACACAAATCGAAGAGACTTCTGGGGCAGAAGTTAGGTCAGTGGTGAGCCAGGAAAAGGACGATATGGTAGAGATGGAAGATATTAGGGACTGCAAGGTGACGCAGGTTGAAGAAGCAGAAAGggtggaagaggaagagggaaaagTTCAAACTGTCCTGTGA
- the trappc11 gene encoding trafficking protein particle complex subunit 11: protein MMAGSQWELPPELCCRPMAFVALTGLDVVYNAVHRAIWDAFCANRRADRVPISFKVLPGDHEYPKCRTKRTSYEWYIPKGILKTGWMNKHLNLVPALVVLFYELDWDDPQWKEKQSECATKVEIVRTSLQGRNTKVAVVLIQKKTPLPPGEDLVASERAAALCNACDLSGKSLFVLPHTDHLVGYIIRLENAFYEHAQTYYYTEIRRVKSHKEFLNKTTHQLLFVRHQFKIAFFSELKQDTQNALKYYRTAYSLVHELRAHETNMLEIKTMAGFINYKICRLCFQHNTPLDAIAQFRKHIDLCKKKIGSAELAFEHAAWMSKQFQSFGELFDEAIKLGLTAIQTQNPGFYYQQAACYSQDRKQMAQQLCQAGATYPTPDPLDTQSGGLDFYGQRPWRQGHQSIDPPDAEKEKTGILALQIKERDVPHSELIIALLSNAVAQFKKYKCPRMKSHLMVQMGEEYYHAKDYTKALKLLDYVMCDYRTERWWGLLTAILTTALRCAYLMASVKDYIIYCMELLGRASTLKEEQKSRIDKNLIKVLMNEAPDAEPECDPTSATAAKSLWNDRMALSGSNEFTIEVQDYIPFIQCKAKFQSPSFHVDQPIQLQVFLRADCPHPVSLNKLAVSLSNQEYNQWCVVESSSQESMSLLPGKTKCYNFSFVAKTEDVGKKIEMTGIEVMLGSDSGRCVFLSWRGAGGDAASTHEALQASRSSRRWGRGAEARQELDWDSLTMQHSTMIISRVPKISVQLSHQPPALNNEMYCISLTVQSQEEGVAKDVKLTAGLKPGQDANLSQTTHVTLDGSKVCDDAAPALLPDIPLGDLKPGQKLEKCVYVRCVSTGPRVFLFHVAYSIDTTVEGRQIVCKCHKDETVTIETVVPFEVSVKFVSTKFEPLERIAVDIPFLLMTDILSSSPWPLLLTSSSLQLLTMTSNTTQLQSQIQQVVLKTDECASECFCLRCPPLTNGNNTAATGQYLISWRRQSSSPESPLIQTTITLPHVILESVPLYIHADLPSFGRVRESLPVRYHIENRTALVQEVEMAVEPSDAFMFSGLKQVRLRILPGSEQQMLYNYYPLMAGYQTLPQLNISLPRCPTTNTHILRRFLPQRIFVKPQGRQLDDASIAAA from the exons ATGATGGCAGGTTCCCAGTGGGAGCTTCCTCCAGAGCTATGTTGTCGGCCCATGGCCTTCGTAGCTCTGACTGGTCTGGATGTGGTGTACAACGCTGTGCACCGGGCCATTTGGGATGCCTTCTGTGCCAACCGGAGAGCTGACAGAGTTCCTATCTCTTTCAAAGTGCTCCCAGGAGATCACGAGTACCCCAAATGTCGCACTAAG CGAACATCCTATGAATGGTACATTCCTAAAGGCATTCTGAAAACAGGATGGATGAACAAACACCTGAACCTGGTACCAGCTCTGGTTGTTCTCTTCTATGAACTGGACTGGGATGACCCACAGTGGAAAGAGAAACAGTCTGAATGTGCCACTAAAGTGGAGATTGTCAG gACCAGTCTTCAGGGCAGGAACACCAAGGTGGCTGTGGTTTTAATCCAGAAGAAAACACCTTTACCTCCAG GGGAGGACCTGGTAGCATCAGAGagagctgcagctctctgtAACGCCTGTGATCTGTCTGGCAAGAGTCTCTTCGTACTGCCGCACACCGACCACTTAGTGGGCTACATTATAAG GTTGGAGAATGCTTTCTATGAACACGCTCAGACGTATTATTACACTGAGATCCGACGAGTCAAATCTCATAAAGAGTTCCTCAACAAGACAACACACCAG CTGCTGTTTGTAAGACACCAGTTTAAAATTGCCTTCTTCAGTGAACTGAAACAGGACACTCAGAATGCTCTCAA GTACTACAGGACTGCATACAGTCTGGTCCATGAGCTCAGAGCCCACGAGACCAACATGTTGGAGATTAAAACTATGGCGGGATTCATCAACTATAAG aTCTGTCGTCTGTGTTTCCAGCATAACACTCCTCTAGATGCTATCGCCCAGTTCAGGAAGCACATTGACCTGTGTAAGAAGAAGATCGGCAGCGCTGAACTGGCCTTTGAGCACGCCGCATGGATGTCTAAACA GTTCCAGTCATTTGGCGAGCTGTTCGATGAAGCAATAAAGTTGGGTCTGACAGCCATCCAGACCCAGAACCCTGGTTTCTACTACCAGCAGGCTGCCTGTTACAGCCAGGACAGGAAACAGATGGCACAGCAGCTTTGTCAG GCTGGAGCGACTTATCCCACCCCCGACCCATTGGACACCCAGAGCGGAGGACTTGACTTCTATGGCCAGAGACCCTGGAGACAAGGACACCAGa GTATTGATCCTCcagatgcagagaaagagaagacaggGATTCTGGCCTTGCAGATTAAAGAGAGAGATGTACCACATTct GAGCTGATAATAGCCCTCCTCAGCAATGCTGTCGCCCAGTTTAAGAAGTACAAGTGCCCTCGGATGAAGAGTCACCTCA TGGTGCAGATGGGAGAGGAGTACTATCACGCTAAAGATTACACCAAAGCCCTTAA GCTGTTGGACTATGTGATGTGTGACTACCGCACAGAGAGATGGTGGGGTCTCCTGACAGCCATACTGACCACAGCTCTGCGCTGTGCTTATCTGATGGCCAGTGTTAAAGACTACATCATATACTGCATGGAGCTGCTGGGCAGAG CTTCAACACTAAAGGAGGAACAGAAGTCCAGGATCGACAAGAATCTCATCAAAGTCCTGATG AACGAGGCCCCTGATGCTGAGCCAGAGTGTGATCCCACCTCTGCCACTGCAGCCAAGTCACTGTGGAACGACCGCATGGCTTTATCCGGCTCAAATGAGTTCACTATTGAAGTGCAGGACTACATTCCATTCA TCCAGTGTAAGGCCAAGTTCCAGTCTCCCAGTTTCCATGTAGACCAGCCCATCCAACTCCAGGTGTTCCTGCGAGCCGACTGTCCTCATCCTGTATCACTCAACAAGCTGGCCGTCAGCCTCAGcaaccag gagtaCAACCAATGGTGTGTGGTGGAGTCATCAAGTCAGGAGAGTATGAGCCTGTTGCCGGGGAAAACCAAATGCTACAACTTCAGCTTTGTAGCGAAAACCGAAGACGTTGGAAAGAAGATAGAG aTGACAGGTATAGAGGTGATGCTGGGCAGTGACAGTGGCCGCTGTGTGTTTCTGAGCTGGAGAGGGGCGGGTGGAGACGCAGCCTCTACCCACGAGGCCTTGCAGGCTAGCAGGTCATCACGTCGCTGGGGGCGGGGCGCCGAGGCACGTCAGGAGCTGGACTGGGACAGCCTGACCATGCAGCACAGTACCAT GATCATCTCCAGAGTGCCAAAGATCTCTGTCCAGCTGAGCCACCAGCCTCCTGCACTCAATAATGAAATGTACTGCATCAGCCTCACCGTCCAATCACAGGAGGAGGGCGTGGCCAAGGATGTTAAACTGACAGCGGGACTCAAACCTG GCCAGGATGCCAATCTCAGCCAGACCACACACGTGACACTTGACGGCTCGAAGGTGTGTGATGACGCTGCTCCTGCTCTGCTCCCTGACATACCTCTAGGAGATCTGAAACCAGGCCAAAAG cTGGAgaaatgtgtatatgtgagaTGTGTGTCGACTGGACCAAGGGTTTTCCTCTTCCATGTGGCCTACAGCATTGATACAACTGTGGAAGGACGGCAGATCGTCTGCAAATGTCATAAG GATGAAACGGTTACCATAGAGACAGTGGTCCCATTTGAAGTGTCTGTCAAGTTTGTGTCCACCAAG TTTGAGCCACTGGAGCGGATAGCGGTGGACATCCCCTTCCTGTTGATGACAGACATCCTCTCATCGTCTCCCTGGCCTCTCCTGCTGACCtcctcttctctgcagctgctcactATGACCAGCAATACAACACAGCTTCAGTCCCAGATACAGCAAG tggttCTGAAGACAGACGAGTGTGCCAGTGAGTGTTTCTGTCTTCGCTGTCCACCACTGACCAACGGCAATAACACTGCGGCTACAGGACAGTACTTGATATCATGGAGGAg ACAGTCCTCCAGTCCTGAGAGTCCTCTCATCCAGACTACGATCACTCTACCTCATGTCATCCTGGAGTCTGTCCCTCTCTACATCCATGCTG ATTTACCATCGTTTGGGAGAGTCAGAGAGTCTCTTCCAGTTCGTTACCACATAGAGAACAGGACAGCTCTGGTGCAGGAGGTGGAGATGGCTGTTGAACCCTCTGATGCCTTCATGTTCTCTGGACTCAAACAG GTGCGTCTCCGTATCCTCCCTGGTTCAGAGCAGCAGATGCTGTATAATTATTACCCGCTGATGGCTGGTTACCAAACACTACCACAGCTCAACATCAGCCTGCCCCGCTGCCCgaccaccaacacacacattctgaGACGCTTCCTGCCCCAACGTATCTTTGTcaag CCTCAGGGCCGACAGTTGGACGACGCCTCCATTGCTGCAGCTTGA